One Fusarium poae strain DAOMC 252244 chromosome 4, whole genome shotgun sequence DNA window includes the following coding sequences:
- a CDS encoding hypothetical protein (SECRETED:SignalP(1-22)) — protein MENIYLILGLFILFMVGRAIFADRSPIPETSGKVTKVTESSELNTVLSSNKHVVVDFYADWCPPCRAIAPVFSSLADKHASTGHLAFAKVNTDHVKDVAAKYGISAMPTFVFFTDGVPKGVSVEGLPSGHSVNVNKDGLVDRIRGADRRALEAVVKVLASKE, from the exons ATGGAAAACATATATCTAATCCTCGGTCTCTTCATCCTGTTTATGGTCGGTCGG GCCATCTTCGCGGATCGTTCCCCCATCCCCGAAACCTCGGGAAAAGTCACCAAAGTCACTGAGTCATCAGAATTAAACACCGTCCTCTCTTCCAATAAGCATGTCGTGGTAGACTTTTACGCCGACTGGTGTCCTCCCTGCCGCGCCATCGCGCCCGTCTTTTCCAGCCTTGCTGACAAGCACGCCTCAACGGGCCATCTTGCTTTCGCAAAGGTCAACACTGACCATGTAAAAGATGTTGCTGCCAAGTATGGAATCTCGGCTATGCCTACTTTTGTATTTTTCACAGATGGTGTGCCCAAGGGTGTTTCGGTTGAGGGATTGCCAAGTGGTCATTCTGTTAATGTGAACAAGGATGGGTTGGTTGATAGGATCCGGGGTGCGGATCGGAGAGCTTTGGAGGCTGTTGTCAAGGTTTTGGCTAGCAAGGAGTAG
- a CDS encoding hypothetical protein (TransMembrane:2 (o52-73i85-103o)), producing the protein MSGPPPPPPPHGGVPKGSGLPPGKYDIFVIPEHSSGGGFLYLPSMQPNVNSFAAGFASALILVVIGQTLAPFFRTLMAGSDGLNGAALAMLVIGVGAGAWALGRFQTQGGGFPNGPGNSGPGNGRGGQGGWHSNSWSNAGAPPTPPPHGTPPPPPPHHDTPPRPPPHGNGPRTSWQSAPQTDEAPPPPPPHSARQSPRNDSEPRSRPSPDARPPPPHTPPETPPKPSKSKSKSKPKPRDPSPPPKSRPGTPPPSKPKSKPAPDPEKIARAEAAKAEAAKAEAAKAEAARIEAEEAEAARRHARKIEARKAEAARKEAERIEAEKAEAVRKEAQRIEAEKAEAARIEAEKVEAARREAEKIELARIEAEKAEAARIEAERAEAARIEAERLEAAKAEAARKKNSWEKAREEMRRKEEERKTKEAEQKRREEAAKRLAELRAKDAKEREEREKKRQRKEQEAQERKELLEASQRAKELAIKLEEERKERERLEKEAKEIREREAQREKEARELAEKKKKEAEEREARRKKFAAEREALRKKEADEAKQREETQKRKEAEKAEKEKAEKERIEREKAEAEKAERERAAQETASRQPSSYAYSGVGEKISMWPNGRPPAPKSTTSSSTAHQPAPSTASSQRKPAPSATRSNVSGVSTENSYRPYDKPRQPRERTSMSSLGSESSWAASQTTGRTTPPPSNRTGPYSTKDPDKIVISGVYLFMNQFSKTPASQLISGVGTVTDGLILRITTEGLFIDDDVRNVPQREWDVKAWTLKQVEVWCPPQCLKSSASSPANPNPLLEMASSRACDAFKPLVGDEAEVYLTEMLRACKTCCRIGLCDRKFRDANIISSNGQTGEWKSKGLHIVRATVRDQEGKRYLFVIDESEAWKVSVGLQRLRRGTQVRQLAVSGMAAADARGTLEMLGWA; encoded by the coding sequence ATGAGCGGTCCccctccgccgcctccgCCTCATGGCGGAGTGCCAAAGGGTTCTGGTTTGCCTCCAGGCAAATATGACATTTTTGTCATCCCTGAGCACTCTTCTGGAGGTGGTTTCTTGTACCTGCCGTCTATGCAACCGAATGTGAACAGTTTCGCTGCCGGATTCGCTTCAGCCCTGATACTCGTCGTTATTGGTCAAACATTGGCTCCTTTTTTTCGAACTTTGATGGCAGGTTCTGATGGATTGAATGGCGCGGCATTGGCAATGCTTGTTATTGGTGTCGGCGCTGGAGCATGGGCATTGGGTCGTTTCCAGACTCAGGGTGGCGGTTTTCCTAATGGTCCTGGAAATAGTGGCCCTGGTAATGGtcgtggtggtcaaggaggatgGCATTCAAACTCTTGGTCAAACGCTGGAGCACCACCAACTCCACCACCTCACGGCACTCCTCCCCCGCCGCCTCCTCATCATGATACTCCTCCCAGGCCGCCTCCTCATGGCAATGGCCCCAGGACATCGTGGCAAAGTGCTCCCCAGACAGATGAAgctccgccgccgccgcctccCCATTCAGCGCGTCAATCACCTCGAAACGATTCCGAGCCACGTTCACGACCGTCTCCAGACGCTCGGCCTCCACCTCCGCACACGCCTCCCGAAACTCCACCGAAGCCCTCCAAATCGAAATCCAAGTCCAAGCCTAAGCCGAGAGATCCTTCACCTCCACCGAAGTCACGGCCCGGAACTCCGCCTCCCTCGAAGCCCAAGTCAAAACCAGCACCTGACCCAGAAAAGATCGCAAGAGCCGAAGCTGCAAAAGCCGAAGCTGCCAAAGCTGAGGCCGCTAAAGCTGAGGCTGCAAGGATAGAAGCTGAGGAGGCCGAAGCTGCAAGGAGACATGCTCGAAAGATTGAGGCTCGAAAGGCTGAAGCCGCAAGGAAAGAAGCCGAGAGGATTGAAGCAGAAAAGGCCGAGGCAGTTAGGAAAGAGGCTCAAAGAATCGAGGCTGAAAAGGCTGAAGCCGCAAGAATCGAAGCTGAAAAGGTCGAAGCGGCGAGGAGAGAAGCTGAAAAGATCGAACTCGCAAGGATAGAAGCGGAAAAGGCCGAAGCTGCAAGAATTGAGGCTGAAAGAGCAGAGGCCGCCAGAATTGAAGCGGAAAGGTTggaggctgccaaggccgAGGCTGCCAGGAAAAAGAATTCTTGGGAAAAGGCCCGTgaagagatgagaagaaAGGAGGAGGAACGCAAAACCAAGGAGGCCGAACAGAAGCGACGCGAGGAAGCCGCAAAACGACTTGCGGAACTAAGGGCCAAGGACGCCAAGGAAcgggaagaaagagaaaagaaacgcCAGCGCAAAGAGCAGGAAGCTCAAGAACGAAAAGAACTCCTCGAGGCCTCGCAACGTGCCAAGGAATTGGCGATCAAGTTGGAGGAAGAGCGCAAAGAAAGAGAGCGCCTAGAGAAGGAGGCCAAAGAAATTCGCGAGCGAGAAGCCCAACGGGAGAAGGAGGCCCGCGAACTCgcagagaaaaagaagaaggaagccgaggagCGTGAAGccagaagaaagaagttTGCTGCTGAACGAGAGGCTCTGAGAAAGAAGGAGGCCGATGAGGCCAAACAACGAGAGGAAACCCAAAAACGAAAGGAGGCTGAGAaagctgagaaggaaaaggcagAAAAAGAGAGGATCGAGAGAGAAAAGGCCGAAGCTGAAAAGGCTGAGAGAGAACGTGCTGCACAAGAAACCGCCTCTCGTCAACCTAGCAGTTATGCCTACTCGGGAGTTGGTGAGAAGATCAGCATGTGGCCCAACGGTCGCCCGCCAGCTCCCAAGTCTACCACCTCATCTTCAACTGCCCACCAGCCTGCTCCCAGCACAGCTTCCTCTCAAAGAAAGCCTGCTCCCTCCGCCACCAGGTCCAACGTTTCTGGAGTCAGCACCGAGAACTCGTATCGACCTTATGACAAACCCAGACAACCAAGAGAGAGGACTTCGATGTCTTCTCTCGGCTCCGAATCGTCTTGGGCGGCTTCTCAGACTACTGGTCGAACAACGCCCCCTCCTTCGAATCGCACGGGTCCATACTCTACCAAGGATCCTGACAAGATTGTCATCTCGGGTGTCTACCTGTTCATGAACCAATTCTCCAAGACACCTGCCAGTCAGCTTATCTCTGGGGTTGGAACTGTGACTGACGGACTCATACTCCGTATTACTACTGAAGGTCTTTTTATCGATGATGATGTCCGAAATGTACCTCAACGAGAATGGGATGTTAAGGCTTGGACCCTAAAACAAGTCGAGGTATGGTGCCCCCCGCAATGCTTGAAATCGTCTGCTTCTTCCCCTGCGAATCCGAACCCTTTGCTTGAAATGGCCTCTTCTCGGGCATGCGACGCGTTCAAACCTCTGGTAGGCGACGAAGCCGAAGTATACTTGACCGAGATGCTGCGCGCATGCAAAACTTGTTGTCGAATTGGTTTATGCGATAGGAAATTTCGAGACGCTAACATTATTTCTTCAAATGGACAGACTGGAGAATGGAAATCGAAGGGCTTGCATATTGTGCGCGCCACAGttcgagatcaagaaggaaaacGATACTTATTTGTCATTGATGAGTCGGAAGCCTGGAAGGTATCAGTCGGACTTCAACGACTCCGCCGCGGTACCCAAGTTCGACAGCTTGCTGTCAGCGGTATGGCCGCCGCAGATGCCCGAGGCACCCTTGAGATGCTTGGATGGGCGTGA
- a CDS encoding hypothetical protein (BUSCO:46842at5125), with translation MAPPPEISIPSTSVSDEGSKKPYTLYNITLRLPLRSFVLQKRYSDFDELNKTLTQQVGAPPPEPLPGKHWLKSTVNSAELTRDRQVKLEKYLRAIAESPDRRWRDTSAWRTFLNLPSSSTTNSALSAGGMVRSAAAGAADPGTWLDIHRDLKQNLHEARQSLSRRDAAVDSGNSTAAAEAGAAAKRVLVRSGTLIATLADGLRKIQESGRLGEGELRRRRDLVSQARMEREGLDKLSNSMPSSTAAAGRGGFSQGQASTADKAALLRGGRPAGRVLGAPLPETDKTRELDNQGVLQLQKEEMQNQDLAVDQLTSIIRRQRQMGEQIHEEVEQQIRMLDQLDDDVDRTGAKLKVANNRIKKM, from the coding sequence ATGGCACCGCCGCCAGAAATCTCTATCCCTTCCACCAGCGTATCGGATGAAGGGTCAAAGAAGCCGTATACACTCTACAACATCACACTGCGACTTCCCTTGAGATCGTTTGTGTTGCAAAAACGATATTCAGACTTTGACGAGCTCAACAAGACCCTCACACAACAAGTTGGCGCGCCACCTCCAGAACCTCTTCCTGGCAAACACTGGCTCAAATCTACTGTCAACTCGGCGGAATTGACACGCGACCGTCAAGTAAAACTCGAGAAATATCTGCGCGCGATCGCAGAGTCACCCGATCGACGATGGCGCGATACTTCAGCTTGGAGAACTTTCTTGAACCTTCCCAGCTCGAGCACAACCAACTCAGCACTATCGGCGGGCGGAATGGTTAGAAGCGCAGCTGCTGGCGCCGCGGACCCAGGTACATGGCTGGATATCCATCGGGACTTGAAACAAAATCTACATGAAGCGAGACAAAGTTTGTCCAGGCGAGACGCAGCGGTGGACAGCGGTAATTCGACAGCTGCAGCGGAAGCAGGCGCAGCAGCCAAGAGGGTCCTCGTACGAAGTGGAACCTTGATCGCGACACTTGCGGATGGACTACGAAAGATACAAGAGTCAGGGCGATTAGGTGAGGGCGAACTACGACGACGTCGCGATCTAGTTTCCCAAGCTCGTATGGAGAGAGAGGGTCTCGATAAGCTCTCCAACAGTATGCCCAGCTCAACGGCAGCTGCTGGTCGAGGCGGATTCAGTCAAGGACAGGCTTCAACGGCCGATAAAGCAGCACTTTTAAGAGGCGGTCGTCCCGCTGGCCGTGTCCTGGGTGCCCCTTTGCCAGAGACGGATAAGACTCGTGAACTGGATAACCAAGGGGTTCTGCAACTCCAAAAGGAAGAGATGCAGAACCAGGATCTTGCAGTTGATCAACTCACCTCGATCATCCGACGACAGAGACAAATGGGTGAGCAAATCCATGAGGAAGTCGAGCAACAGATCCGAATGCTGGATCAGCTTGACGACGACGTCGACCGGACAGGAGCAAAGCTCAAGGTAGCCAACAACCGTATTAAGAAGATGTGA
- a CDS encoding hypothetical protein (BUSCO:48444at5125) codes for MGESRLVPMFQAVVVADSTYKPLPQELVAWLNSLLQLNITKVEQCGTGAALCQVFDSIYMDVPMSKVKFNVNSEYLYIQNFKVLQNTFAKHQIDKPIPVPSLIKCKMQDNLEFLQWTKRFWDLNFPDHEYDAVARRKGGAMPPAAAAPRPAATTGAARRGGSTPSGGPRVAKAAGPATAALQQENATLKETVIGLERERDFYFSKLRDIELLVQTAVDEDPELEKQEDGLVKQIQTILYSTEEGFEIPAEGEVDDQETF; via the exons ATGGGCGAGTCGAGGTTGGTACCGATGTTCCAGGCTGTCGTTGTGGCAGATTCCACCTACAAACCGTTACC ACAAGAACTTGTTGCATGGCTCAACAGCCTTTTGCAACTCAACATCACAAAGGTTGAGCAATGCGGTACTGG TGCTGCCCTTTGCCAGGTTTTCGACAGTATCTACATGGACGTCCCTATGTCCAAGGTCAAGTTCAACGTGAACTCCGAATACCTGTACATCCAAAATTTCAAGGTTCTCCAGA ACACCTTTGCCAAGCATCAGATCGACAAGCCGATCCCCGTTCCTTCACTCATAAAATGCAAGATGCAGGACAACCTCGAGTTTCTCCAATGGACGAAGCGTTTCTGGGACCTCAACTTTCCTGATCACGAGTACGACGCCGTCGCCCGACGAAAGGGTGGTGCTATGCCTCCCGCCGCTGCCGCTCCTCGACCCGCCGCTACCACTGGCGCCGCTCGCCGTGGAGGCAGCACTCCTAGCGGTGGACCCCGTGTAGCAAAGGCTGCTGGACCCGCCACCGCTGCTCTGCAGCAGGAGAACGCTACATTGAAGGAGACAGTGATTGGTCTGGAGCGGGAGCGTGACTTTTACTTCAGCAAgttgagagatattgagcTTCTCGTCCAAACAGCTGTCGACGAGGACCCCGAGCTGGAGAAGCAAGAGGATGGACTCGTCAAGCAGATCCAGACAATTCTGTACTCCACAGAGGAAGGATTTGAGATTCCTGCCGAGGGCGAGGTGGACGACCAGGAGACGTTCTAA
- the DRS1 gene encoding nucleolar DEAD-box protein required for synthesis of 60S ribosomal subunit: MAPSQKRKPTDDFIFTIDDDDELPVEEEEVVAQPPKKKAKTAKKSKKSKRDATPEEDDEEDAVEGIWGFNDDDDGAMNSDFEFGGDEPANENGVEDFEGWGFEGAKKGMRIEKKGVDLDEIIRRRREKKLGKSTEDATETEKKEDDVEAETMDVDLDDGDDEVLADDAFGMNVASDVEESDDEKNEDDEESGVEVDDDDEAASDNDSVATPTNHPDDEASDGSDDEEEDAEEEAKRKAFFAPEEENNPDKKATASSFQTMSLSRPIMRGLASVGFSKPTPIQAKAIPVALMGKDVVGGAETGSGKTGAFILPILERLLYRPKKIPTTRVVVLLPTRELAIQCHAVATKLAAFTDIKFTLAVGGLSLKAQELELKLRPDVIIATPGRFIDHMRNSASFSVDTVEILVLDEADRMLEDGFAEELNEILTTLPKSRQTMLFSATMTSSVDRLIQIGLSRPARVMVNSQKKTVTTLVQEFVRIRPGREDKRMGYLAHVCKNLYKERVIIFFRQKKDAHLARIIFGLLGLSCAELHGSMNQTQRISSVEEFRDGKVSYLLATDLASRGLDIKGVDTVINYEAPQSLEIYVHRVGRTARAGRKGTSLTLAAESDRKVVKAAVKAGKAQGSKIVSRQLDSGEVDVLQTQIDEMDDEIEEIMQEEKEEKQLAHVDMQIKKGENMIQHEAEIKGRPRRTWFESEHDKKKSKQAGRDQLNGMREELKKKTGKLSNKDKKRLDLKQLRAEGGGEWRKGKNSEAEMKARHKEAKAKSQSKGSAPKPKPKAKGKAGGKRR; this comes from the exons ATGGCACCCTCACAGAAGCGAAAGCCGACGGACGACTTTATCTTTACcattgacgacgacgacgagcttcctgttgaggaagaggaagtcGTTGCGCAGCCTCCCAAGAAAAAGGCCAAGACTGCGAAAAAGTCAAAGAAATCGAAGCGCGATGCCACCCccgaagaggatgatgaagaggatgccGTAGAAGGTATCTGGGGATTcaatgacgacgacgatggtGCTATGAACTCCGATTTCGAGTTTGGAGGCGACGAGCCGGCCAACGAAAACGGTGTAGAGGACTTTGAGGGTTGGGGCTTCGAAGGTGCAAAGAAGGGCATGAGAATCGAAAAGAAGGGAGTCGACCTTGACGAAATCATTCGAAGACGTCGCGAAAAGAAGCTCGGAAAGTCTACAGAGGATGCGACAGAGAcggaaaagaaggaagacGACGTTGAGGCCGAGACCATGGACGTTGATTTGGACGACGGTGACGACGAGGTTCTCGCTGACGACGCATTTGGTATGAACGTCGCTTCTGATGTCGAAGAgtctgatgatgagaagaacgaggatgacgaggagtCGGGCGTCGAGgtcgacgatgatgacgaggctGCTTCAGACAACGACTCTGTTGCTACTCCCACCAACCACCCTGATGACGAGGCTTCCGACGgcagcgatgatgaggaagaagatgcagaggaggaggccaagCGAAAGGCTTTCTTCGCCCCTGAAGAAGAGAACAACCCCGACAAAAAGGCAactgcttcttctttccagacAATGTCCCTGTCCCGTCCCATCATGCGAGGTCTTGCATCAGTTGGTTTCTCGAAACCCACACCCATTCAGGCCAAGGCCATCCCCGTTGCGTTGATGGGCAAGGATGTTGTCGGTGGCGCAGAAACAGGTAGTGGTAAGACGGGTGCATTCATATTGCCAATTCTGGAACGTCTTCTCTACCGACCCAAGAAGATTCCCACCACTCGAGTCGTTGTTCTTCTTCCTACTCGTGAATTGGCTATCCAGTGTCACGCCGTTGCAACAAAGCTCGCTGCCTTTACCGATATCAAGTTCACTCTCGCTGTCGGTGGTCTCAGTCTCAAGGCTCAAGAACTCGAATTGAAGCTGCGACCTGATGTAATTATTGCGACACCAGGTCGTTTCATTGATCACATGCGAAACTCTGCCAGCTTCAGTGTCGATACTGTCGAGATTCTGGTTCTCGATGAAGCTGATCGTATGCTTGAGGACGGTTTCGCCGAGGAACTTAACGAAATTCTTACAACACTCCCCAAATCACGACAAACTATGCTGTTCTCCGCTACTATGACATCCAGTGTCGACCGTCTTATCCAGATTGGTCTGAGCAGGCCCGCCAGAGTGATGGTCAACTCTCAGAAGAAGACTGTTACTACCCTGGTGCAAGAGTTTGTCCGTATACGACCTGGCCGAGAGGACAAGCGAATGGGATACCTGGCACATGTTTGCAAGAACCTCTACAAGGAGCGAGTCATTATTTTCTTCCGCCAAAAGAAGGACGCACATCTCGCCCGAATCATCTTTGGTCTGCTAGGTCTCTCATGCGCCGAGCTTCACGGTAGCATGAACCAAACACAG CGTATTTCAAGTGTGGAAGAATTCCGAGACGGCAAGGTGTCATACCTTTTGGCTACTGATCTTGCTTCACGTGGTCTCGATATCAAGGGTGTAGACACAGTCATCAACTACGAAGCTCCTCAATCCCTAGAGATTTACGTCCACAGAGTCGGTCGAACAGCCCGTGCTGGTCGCAAGGGTACCTCTCTGACATTAGCGGCCGAGTCGGACCGCAAAGTCGTAAAGGCTGCTGTCAAGGCAGGCAAAGCTCAAGGGTCCAAGATTGTCAGCAGACAGCTTGATTCCGGAGAGGTTGACGTTCTGCAGACTCAGAtcgatgagatggatgacgAGATTGAAGAGATTATgcaagaagagaaggaagagaagcaACTCGCTCACGTCGACATGCAAATCAAGAAGGGTGAGAACATGATCCAGCACGAAGCAGAGATCAAGGGTCGACCTAGACGAACATGGTTTGAGTCTGAACacgacaagaagaagtccAAACAGGCTGGCCGAGACCAGCTCAACGGCATGAGAGAAGagcttaagaaaaagacggGCAAGCTTAgcaacaaggacaagaagcgaTTGGATCTAAAGCAACTGCGTGCTGAAGGTGGCGGAGAGTGGAGAAAGGGCAAGAACTCAGAAGCTGAGATGAAGGCCCGGCACAAAGAGGCCAAGGCTAAAAGCCAGTCCAAGGGTTCGgctcccaagcccaagcccaaggcaAAGGGAAAAGCCGGTGGTAAAAGGAGATGA
- a CDS encoding hypothetical protein (SECRETED:SignalP(1-15)): MKFFNIITLASLVSAFPQFRRQEAVVGTIKSSVDTLADTALTTLTIIENAVVTLKNITRDTESTEDAQIAVQASLEEIADALKAATTQIASVTTGAAGNVGGQAAGLSPRQVVQLTAALRRTIGTLDDILETVSGLKTLAPEVQALLEAEIKALRDSVNPFLRPLLLFSVAVRNASPGLVGGIVRGLDSAFTNLIQLQRDLVADIGVPQMGGL, encoded by the exons ATGAAGttcttcaacatcatcactctcGCTTCTCTTGTCTCGGCTTTCCCTCAATTTCGCCGACAAGAGGCAGTCGTTGGAACTATCAAGAGTTCAGTCGACACTCTTGCTGACACTGCACTCACAACACTCACTATAATTG AAAATGCTGTTGTTACTCTCAAAAACATCACACGGGATACCGAATCCACGGAAGACGCTCAAATTGCTGTCCAAGCCAGCCTTGAGGAAATAGCCGATGCTTTAAAGGCGGCCACAACTCAAATTGCCAGTGTCACTACTGGAGCTGCTGGCAATGTTGGTGGTCAAGCCGCTGGTCTTTCACCGCGACAGGTTGTCCAACTAACTGCCGCTCTTCGACGAACCATTGGCACATTAGACGACATCCTCGAAACAGTCTCTGGCCTCAAGACCCTTGCTCCCGAAGTTCAGGCCCTATTAGAGGCTGAGATCAAGGCTCTTAGGGATTCCGTCAACCCTTTCCTCCGCCCCCTACTCCTCTTCAGCGTTGCTGTCAGAAACGCCTCCCCTGGTCTGGTTGGTGGCATCGTTCGAGGGTTGGATTCTGCCTTTACCAATTTGATTCAACTTCAACGGGATCTTGTTGCCGATATTGGTGTTCCCCAAATGGGAGGTCTCTAA
- a CDS encoding hypothetical protein (BUSCO:11116at5125) translates to MTMLKEPSKKYKPFKGPKLTNRTWPDKTIEKAPRWLSSCLRDGNQSLPDPMNGEEKWRYFKMLCDLGYKEIEVSFPSASQTDFDFTRRLIETPGVVPDDVFVQVLSPCRPDLIRRTVESVRGAKNAIIHIYLATSACFRQVVFGYSEEQTLELAVECTKLVRSLTKDNPEASGTNWQFEFSPECFSDTDPDYAVRVCQAVKAAWGPNAESGDQIIFNLPATVELATPNIYADLIESFCNNIGDRKDVCVSLHPHNDRGCSVAAAELAQMAGADRVEGCLFGNGERTGNVDLVTLALNLYTQGVSPQIDFSDLNSVIDMVESCTKIPVHQRAPYGGSLVCAAFSGSHQDAIKKGFQDRKNKGYSHEDPWDGMPYLPLDPRDIGRNYEAIIRVNSQSGKGGSAFIVHTKLQLDLPRGLQVAFSKVVQKRSEEVGRELLASEITSLFENTYFLGDNPHFQLVDYSITPDRSRSPAPQAQGKTQDTKDFIRIFEGVILVNGKELKLRGRGNGPISSMVAALKEINIEFDVNDYKEHAIGEGRGVKAASYIECKPVGSKNSVWGVGIHEDVVQSSLIALLSAASSFVTSRPPSPLSKVEAAPPAQEPSSIVSILEQKAEDM, encoded by the exons ATGACCAT GCTCAAGGAACCCTCCAAGAAATACAAGCCTTTTAAG GGCCCCAAACTGACAAACCGAACATGGCCCGACAAGACTATCGAAAAGGCCCCTCGTTGGCTGTC GAGTTGTCTGCGCGATGGAAACCAGAGTCTGCCCGATCCCATG AACGGCGAGGAGAAGTGGCGATACTTCAAGATGCTGTGCGATCTAGGATACAAGGAGATTGAGGTCTCTTTCCCCTCTGCTTCTCAGACCGATTTCGACTTTACCCGACGCCTGATCGAAACCCCAGGAGTTGTGCCTGACGACGTATTCGTACAAGTCCTGTCGCCCTGCCGACCTGATCTCATCCGCAGAACCGTCGAGTCTGTCCGCGGTGCCAAGAACGCTATTATTCACATCTACCTCGCTACAAGCGCTTGCTTCCGTCAAGTCGTCTTTGGTTACTCCGAGGAACAGACCCTGGAGCTCGCCGTCGAGTGCACCAAGCTGGTCAGATCGCTGACAAAGGACAACCCCGAGGCCTCTGGAACTAACTGGCAGTTCGAATTCTCCCCTGAGTGCTTCTCCGACACCGACCCCGACTACGCCGTGAGAGTGTGCCAGGCTGTCAAGGCTGCCTGGGGACCCAATGCCGAATCCGGTGACCAAATTATCTTCAACCTGCCCGCCACAGTCGAGCTGGCTACCCCCAACATTTACGCCGATCTGATCGAGTCTTTCTGCAACAACATTGGAGACAGAAAGGATGTCTGTGTGTCTCTGCACCCCCACAACGATCGTGGATGCAGTGTTGCCGCCGCCGAGCTGGCTCAAATGGCTGGTGCCGACCGTGTAGAGGGATGTCTTTTTGGCAATGGCGAGCGAACTGGAAACGTCGACCTCGTTACTCTGGCCCTCAACCTGTACACACAAGGTGTCAGCCCCCAAATCGACTTTTCCGACCTGAACTCAGTCATTGACATGGTCGAGTCTTGCACCAAGATCCCTGTTCACCAGCGTGCTCCCTATGGTGGCAGCCTGGTCTGCGCCGCCTTCTCTGGCAGCCATCAAGACGCTATCAAGAAGGGATTCCAGGACCGCAAGAACAAGGGATACAGCCACGAAGACCCCTGGGACGGTATGCCCTACCTGCCTCTGGATCCCCGCGATATTGGCCGAAACTACGAGGCCATCATCCGTGTCAACTCTCAATCTGGCAAGGGTGGAAGCGCTTTCATCGTGCACACCAAGCTCCAGCTCGATCTTCCCCGTGGTCTCCAGGTCGCTTTCTCCAAGGTCGTCCAAAAGCGCAGCGAGGAGGTTGGACGCGAGCTGTTGGCTAGTGAGATCACCTCTCTCTTCGAGAACACATACTTCCTCGGCGACAACCCCCATTTCCAGCTGGTTGACTACAGCATCACCCCTGATCGATCAAGATCTCCTGCGCCCCAGGCTCAGGGTAAGACCCAGGACACCAAGGATTTTATCCGTATTTTCGAGGGTGTCATTCTTGTGAACGGCAAAGAGCTCAAGCTTCGTGGTCGCGGCAACGGTCCCATTTCCAGTATGGTGGCTGCTCTTAAGGAGATCAACATCGAATTCGACGTCAACGACTACAAGGAGCACGCTATCGGTGAGGGACGCGGCGTCAAGGCTGCTTCATACATCGAGTGCAAGCCCGTTGGTAGCAAGAACTCTGTATGGGGTGTTGGTATCCACGAGGATGTTGTCCAGAGTTCTCTGATTGCCCTCCTGAGTGCAGCAAGCAGC TTTGTCACCAGCCGACCCCCTAGCCCTCTGTCCAAGGTTGAGGCTGCTCCTCCTGCCCAAGAACCTTCCAGCATTGTCTCGATTCTGGAACAAAAGGCCGAAGATATGTAA